GACACCGCGCTCAGCGACAGGTCGTGGTTCTTGCGCACCACGTCGACAATTTCCACCGTGGCCTGGCTGGTGCGCGCCGCAAGGCTGCGCACTTCATCGGCCACCACCGCAAAGCCACGCCCATGCTCACCGGCCCGCGCCGCTTCAATCGCGGCGTTGAGCGCAAGCAGATTGGTCTGCTCGGCAATGCCGCGGATGGTCTGCACGATGGTGCCGATAATGTCCGATTGCTTGCTCACTGCATCAATACTTTGCGCGGCCTGGTTCAGATCATCGGACATGGCCTGGATGGTCTGCACCGTTTGCTGCACCACCTGCGAGCCCTTGCGCGCGCAGGCGTCGTTTTGTACCGAG
Above is a genomic segment from Pseudomonas sp. R5-89-07 containing:
- a CDS encoding methyl-accepting chemotaxis protein produces the protein MSDDLNQAAQSIDAVSKQSDIIGTIVQTIRGIAEQTNLLALNAAIEAARAGEHGRGFAVVADEVRSLAARTSQATVEIVDVVRKNHDLSLSAVSSMQSSLSRTGLGVELANEAGQVILEIQEGSRHVVDAISQFNSTLQLQ